In Phaseolus vulgaris cultivar G19833 chromosome 3, P. vulgaris v2.0, whole genome shotgun sequence, the sequence GTATTGATTGTAGTGAGTGATTGTGGCAGGGTGAATATGGAATGAAGGTGAAGGGTACAAtggttttcttcttctcaacaaCAACACCTTTTGGGATTGCATTGGGGATAGCATTGTCGAATGTTTATAGCGATACGAGTTCAACATCGCTTATTGTAGAGGGGATTCTGAATGCTGTATCTGCAGGACTTTTGAACTACATGGCACTGGTTGAACTACTGGCTTCTGATTTTATGGGGCCTAAGCTACAAGACAGTAAAAAGATGATGGCTTTGGCCTTTCCGCAGTTTTGCTAGGTGCAGGGGGCATGTCAGTCATGGCAATATGGGCATAATGTTGTAGATCAAAATGCATTGTAGCTTCACTTTGTTAGATCAGAATTTTTGCTGCCTAGATATATATAATCTTTAgagttttctaaattttttttgctTACATTTCATGAAAAATGGTTTGGCGAGTTTGTAACGGGAAGAGAGGCATCTAAGAAAGAATAAAATTTCTTTGAAACtactaaaagaaatcatttaataaatttttttaaaataaaatattatattataataaaataataatttttttataaggttAGAACACTCCTAGtgtttctttaatttatttaattctttgaaaaaaaacaaGTATACATGTATActctataaattaaaaattataaactaatatgAATAGACAAATATTTCGCCTAAAAAGAATTGCATAATTTGAGCACACACAAACCTTTCTACAAATAATGCATAAGAACCTGAAATCCTTGTTTGTACGTTCTAAGTGGCACCATTCTCCGGCGGCACAATCACCCTGTTGCGGTTGCGTCTTGGATTCTCAagctttatttaataattaataagaataataataatttagcaGTTCCAATTTTGTGCTTCACTATCACTTTTACAACATCAAAGTAGAACAACACCCTCTACTTGTCTTACTCTACACTCTCTTCTACACTCTCTTCTATATTAAACAAAACCGTGGTTTAAAATCGCCATGACTTAACTTACAAATCCTAGTAATTACCTTAATGGAACTGAACCGGTATAAAGAACCCAACAAAAACCACAACGTTGGTGCTTTGTTTTTGTGGTTAGCAGTGTCCATGATCGCAGTTCTCGTAGTAGCTGCTGCTGTTCTTTCTTTAATAACCAAGTTTGAGGTTGGTCACTCTCATTCAGCTCAACTCACTTCTCACCCCACCAACGTTGTTCAGAAATACGCCTCTGCTCTTCAATTGGCTCTGCAGTTTTTCTACGTCCAGAAATGTAATCACTgcatataatattataacacgGACTTTATATTGTTAAGATTGTTAATATGATTTGCAAATGCCCAAAGTtgattttttgttgttgaaaaATTGTGCTTTGTAGCGGGTAAAGTGGAGAATCAGAGGGTTTTGTGGCGAGGGGATTCAGGGCTGCGAGATGGGAGTGAAGCGGATTTGGATTTGTCGAAAGGAATGTATGATGCTGGTGACCAAATCAAATTTGGGTTCCCCATGGCTTTCACTGCAACCGTGTTGTCTTGGGCGATTCTTGAATATGGAGATCGCATGGATGCGGTGAAGCAGCTACACTATGCACTTGAATCGTTAAAGTGGATCACTGATTATCTTGTTAATGCACACCCTTTTCCAGAAGTGCTCTACATTCAGGTCAACTATTTGTTTCCACTTAATGTTACTGgtttctgattttttttgtataaataatAGGTCTCTTTTAGGAGTTGCTGTTAGGATCCATTTGCAAGATAAGAGAATCTAGTGAGTTTTATATAGTATCTTCATCCTTCTAGTTACATTTACTAGTTTTGTGGTGTGATTCTTCAAATATTTTAGTGTGACTTTACTTTATTGCTTGGGCTCTCAATTTCCACTGTACCAGGGTTTTGGCAAGTTTCTTATCAAACACTATAAAGAAAATGAGTCAAATCAaacataaatttgtttttcttgccATTTTTACTCTGGTAAGCTGAATGAAACACGCTTTTGTTTTCTTGATTGAAGGTGGGGGATCCTGAGGTGGATCATAATTGCTGGGAAAGGCCTGAAGAcatgcatgaagaaaggccactcacTCAAATTAACTCGTCTTCTCCAGGAACAGAAGTTGCGGCTGAAACTGCAGCTGCATTGGCCTCAGCATCTCTTGTTTTTAAGGAGATTGACTTCACTTATTCTAGGATTCTCCTACGACATGCTCAACAGCTGTTTATTTTTGCTGATACATATAGAGTTTCCTACTCTGTCAGCATCCCTCAAGTCAGGAACTACTATAACTCATCTGGTTTTGGGGATGAACTGTTATGGGCAGGTGTCTGGCTCTATCATGCAACTAAGGATCCATCATATCTCAATTATGTGACAGAGCAGAATGAGAAAGCATTTGGCAGTTTAGGAAGCTTATCGTGGTTTAGCTGGGATGATAAACATGCTGCAACTCAGGTACCAGCTATGATACAGTGTTTTTAGCTTTTAGTAAATAGTCCATGTGTATGATAAGTTTATAGACTTTATTCCTTAGTACCTTAAAAAGTCATGCTAaccatgttttttttaattgattcttaGTGTTAAAACTTCTTTTATTCTAAAAGTACGTAAAAATTGAACACTTTCTTTTGTTCACTTTTCCTTGGTAGCTCTCAGATGAATTAGGCATATTAATTCTTGTGATAGATATTCTGTTCATGCATTTTGTGATGTTGAACTAGGTTCTTTTGTCCAGAGTAAGTTTCTTCGGGGCAAGAAACATCCCAGATACGGAGAACCTTGACCTTCAGATGTACAGAGAAAGTGTTGAAATCCTCATCTGCACGCTTCTACCTGATTCACCAACAGCCACCACCAACAGAACTGAAAGTAGGATTGATTTCTTCCCTCTATCATTTGCATAACTTGTGTCAGCCTATTCTTTTTTGTTAATTCAGGCAAAAGGGTACCTAGAATTTCATGTTAACAATGCAAAAGATGGCAAAGAACATATCAAATATTAATTTCCCCATTGGATGAACCAAACCAACTATCGTCATGTAACAGGTGGACTGATATGGCTGGTGCCATGGAACTCTTTGCAACATTCAGTGGCTTCTGCATTCTTGGCTATTCTTTACAGTGACTACATGCAGACATCTCAAACCGAAATACTATATTGCGGTGGGAAATTGTATAAGCCAGTAGATCTTCGCAAGTTTGCCATTTCTCAGGTATGCAAGTCCTATAAAATGAGAGAAACATCTTCCATCCTTTTAACCATCACTGTATTTAGCTTCAAAATCTCCTAGTCAGTAAGCACCTATAATTAGTATAGGATGAATGTGACTCTATATTGCATTTATGGTTGAACAATTTCAGGCAGATTATGTGTTGGGTGAAAATCCTATGAAGATGAGTTATCTTGTGGGATATGGAACTCACAACCCCAATTACATACATCACAGAGGATCTTCTATTCCAGTTAATGCTACAACTGGTTGCAAGGATGGATTCAAGTGGCTTTACTCACCTTACCCCAATCCTAATGTAGCACTTGGGGCACTAGTTGGTGGTCCTTTCCTTAATGAGACATACAATGATTTCAGAAACAACTCTATGCAAGGTGAACCAACAACATACAATAGTGCCCTCTTTGTTGCTCTCTTGTCTGGTTTAGTTGCCAGTTCCACTGTACCATTCTCCTTCTAGAACTTGTATCATCCAAATCTGTTTGTGCCATATGTAAATAACCCTTTTCTGTATTACCTTCTTAGATAGCAATAACTTTTTAGCAAACCCTTCCAAAAGTTTTGCTTTGTTTGGCATCAACACCTACCTTCATTACAAGGAGCTTTTCTACTTTATTAAGAGATGCAAGATAATGCTTTATGTACAGAACTTCTAGATTCCGTTTCTTAACCTTGTGAATACACTCTTTCTGTTTGgtgtttttctttatcttcaaTAATGACCAATAATGAAGCAACAGGTTCTGCTTTTCTTTATCTGCTTCGCTAGCTGATTAGAACaacatttattaattattgatattttcaAACATCCATGATTTATAAGGAATGTACacgtaatattattaattaatttttttatcaataattgaaacttattactttattttctaaTCCGAGTTACTTCACCAATTAATAAATTTTGGTATTTTAGTTAGAATctcacaaatgttatattattaCAGTCAATGGAATgcttatttcttttctttttata encodes:
- the LOC137805979 gene encoding endoglucanase 24-like, which gives rise to MELNRYKEPNKNHNVGALFLWLAVSMIAVLVVAAAVLSLITKFEVGHSHSAQLTSHPTNVVQKYASALQLALQFFYVQKSGKVENQRVLWRGDSGLRDGSEADLDLSKGMYDAGDQIKFGFPMAFTATVLSWAILEYGDRMDAVKQLHYALESLKWITDYLVNAHPFPEVLYIQVGDPEVDHNCWERPEDMHEERPLTQINSSSPGTEVAAETAAALASASLVFKEIDFTYSRILLRHAQQLFIFADTYRVSYSVSIPQVRNYYNSSGFGDELLWAGVWLYHATKDPSYLNYVTEQNEKAFGSLGSLSWFSWDDKHAATQVLLSRVSFFGARNIPDTENLDLQMYRESVEILICTLLPDSPTATTNRTESGLIWLVPWNSLQHSVASAFLAILYSDYMQTSQTEILYCGGKLYKPVDLRKFAISQADYVLGENPMKMSYLVGYGTHNPNYIHHRGSSIPVNATTGCKDGFKWLYSPYPNPNVALGALVGGPFLNETYNDFRNNSMQGEPTTYNSALFVALLSGLVASSTVPFSF